A window from Brachyhypopomus gauderio isolate BG-103 chromosome 6, BGAUD_0.2, whole genome shotgun sequence encodes these proteins:
- the ubfd1 gene encoding ubiquitin domain-containing protein UBFD1 isoform X2 — translation METEVSLKDSDVLCDDASAGDAAGTDQASIADGENSSPQACALSNGEDREEGQEMVEVKIIWNKNKYDLKIPLDGTGAKLKEKIHTLTGLPPAMQKVMYKGLLPEDKTLREIKVTNGAKIMVVGSTINDVLAVNTPKEVIQQEVKAEENKKEPLCRQKQHRKVLDKGKPEDIMPSIKGTKERLPTVPLSGMYNKSGGKVRLTFKLEQDQLWIGTKERTEKIPMGSIKDVVTEPIEGHEDYNMMAFQLGPTEASQYWVYWVPAQYVDAIKDTVLGKWQYF, via the exons ATGGAAACTGAAGTTAGTCTAAAAGATTCAGATGTTTTGTGTGACGATGCTAGTGCAGGAGACGCAGCCGGGACTGACCAAGCATCTATTGCTGATGGTGAAAACTCCTCCCCTCAGGCCTGTGCTCTCAGCAATGGAGAAGACCGTGAGGAAGGGCAGGAGATGGTTGAAGTGAAGATTATTTGGAACAAGAACAAATATGATCTTAAAATTCCTTTAGATGGAACTGGAGCTAAACTGAAAGAGAaaattcacacactcactg GTCTCCCACCCGCTATGcagaaagtgatgtacaaaGGACTGCTACCAGAGGACAAAACGCTGCGTGAAATTAAAGTTACAAATGGTGCAAAAATAATGGTGGTTGGATCCACAATAAATGATGTCCTGGCTGTAAATACACCGAAAGAAGTTATTCAACAAGAAGTAAAAGCTGAGGAAAACAAAAAAGAACCTTTGTGTAGACAAAAG CAACACAGAAAAGTGTTGGACAAAGGCAAACCTGAGGACATAATGCCATCAATAAAAGGAACAAAG GAGCGCTTACCCACAGTGCCTTTATCCGGAATGTATAATAAATCTGGTGGGAAAGTGAGGCTCACTTTCAAACTGGAACAAGACCAGCTGTGGATTGGAACAAAGG AAAGGACAGAAAAAATCCCTATGGGTTCTATCAAAGATGTTGTGACTGAGCCAATAGAAGGTCATGAAGACTACAACATGATG GCATTTCAGCTGGGTCCAACAGAAGCCTCTCAGTACTGGGTTTACTGGGTGCCTGCACAGTATGTTGACGCGATCAAAGACACAGTCCTGGGAAAGTGGCAGTATTTTTAA
- the LOC143517110 gene encoding UNC93-like protein MFSD11 isoform X1, with amino-acid sequence MADVRTYNVVVLGIGFLLIFTAFTTCGNIEQTVVKSLDNATFSGSGYHSLGIIYGVFSLANLLAPAVVAVLGPRFIMFFSGILYSGYIAVFITPTTWSFYFTSVLIGFGAALLWTAQGTFLVENSDVSTINWNTGIFWALLQCSMLFGNLYVYLDWKEKTEISDQDRKVMFIALLVTSVLGTLSFLILRKSPLQEDLLSEEEGQPLLYKQSTTSALTDAKTELKTVLCLFRTKTIVLLSFCMAYTGLELSFYSGVYGTCIGATAQFGDTSKALIGISGIVVGFGEIVGGGLFGLVLKNSHFRRMSVVFFGMVVHFVAFYLIFLSIPDDAPLVLDTDPLHTPYTPPSVFIAMLCSFLLGLGDSCFNTQLYSVLGCIYMDQSAPAFAVFKFVQSVFAATAFFYSGYVLLRWQLLLMVVLGFTGTLCFFVVERSQHSASLVHREL; translated from the exons ATGGCAGACGTTAGGACGTATAATGTAGTGGTTCTGGGAATCGGATTTTTACTCATTTTCACAGCTTTCACGACCTGTGGCAATATCGAG CAAACAGTGGTGAAAAGTCTGGATAATGCAACTTTCAGTGGAAGTGGATATCACAG CCTTGGCATAATATATGGAGTTTTCTCTTTGGCTAATTTATTGGCTCCCGCTGTTGTGGCTGTATTGGGCCCACGATTCATTATGTTCTTCAGTGGGATTCTTTACAG CGGTTATATAGCTGTGTTCATTACCCCAACCACCTGGTCCTTTTATTTCACTTCAGTGCTAATTGGTTTCGGAGCGGCCC TGTTGTGGACAGCACAAGGGACCTTTCTGGTGGAGAACTCTGATGTCTCTACCATTAACTGGAATACTGGGATATTCTGGGCTCTGTTACAGTGCAG tatgTTGTTTGGCAATCTTTATGTCTACTTAGATTGGAAAGAAAAAACCGAAATTTCAG ACCAAGATAGAAAGGTCATGTTTATTGCTCTGTTGGTTACCTCTGTGCTTGGAACACTAAGTTTCCTCATATTGAGGAAATCACCTCTGCAGGAGGACCTTCTGTCTGAAGAGGAGGGACAGCCCTTGTT ATATAAGCAGAGCACCACCTCTGCTCTAACAGACGCTAAAACAGAGTTGA AGACGGTTTTGTGCCTTTTCCGAACGAAAACTATAGTCCTTTTAAGCTTCTGCATGGCTTATACCG GCCTGGAGCTGTCTTTTTACAGCGGTGTATATGGAACTTGCATTGGGGCTACAGCACAGTTTGGAGACACAAGCAAGGCCTTGATTGGCATTTCAGGCATTGTGGTGGGATTTGGAGAGATTGTTG GTGGGGGACTGTTTGGCCTTGTACTGAAGAACAGCCATTTCAGACGTATGTCAGTTGTCTTCTTTGGCATGGTGGTGCATTTTGTGGCCTTCTACCTGATCTTTCTCAGCATCCCAGATGATGCTCCACTGGTTTTGGACACCGATCCGCTGCATACGCCTTACACACCTCCCAG CGTGTTCATCGCCATGCTGTGCAGCTTCCTGCTAGGACTTGGTGACAGCTGCTTCAACACGCAGCTCTATAGCGTCCTAGGCTGCATCTACATGGACCAAAGTGCACCAGCCTTCGCCGTCTTCAAGTTTGTCCAG TCTGTCTTCGCAGCGACGGCGTTCTTCTACAGCGGATACGTGCTGCTCCGCTGGCAGCTCCTGCTCATGGTGGTCCTGGGCTTCACGGGCACGCTGTGCTTCTTCGTGGTGGAGAGGAGCCAGCACTCTGCCTCCCTCGTCCACAGGGAGCTGTGA
- the LOC143517110 gene encoding UNC93-like protein MFSD11 isoform X2 → MEFSLWLIYWLPLLWLYWAHDSLCSSVGFFTVLWTAQGTFLVENSDVSTINWNTGIFWALLQCSMLFGNLYVYLDWKEKTEISDQDRKVMFIALLVTSVLGTLSFLILRKSPLQEDLLSEEEGQPLLYKQSTTSALTDAKTELKTVLCLFRTKTIVLLSFCMAYTGLELSFYSGVYGTCIGATAQFGDTSKALIGISGIVVGFGEIVGGGLFGLVLKNSHFRRMSVVFFGMVVHFVAFYLIFLSIPDDAPLVLDTDPLHTPYTPPSVFIAMLCSFLLGLGDSCFNTQLYSVLGCIYMDQSAPAFAVFKFVQSVFAATAFFYSGYVLLRWQLLLMVVLGFTGTLCFFVVERSQHSASLVHREL, encoded by the exons ATGGAGTTTTCTCTTTGGCTAATTTATTGGCTCCCGCTGTTGTGGCTGTATTGGGCCCACGATTCATTATGTTCTTCAGTGGGATTCTTTACAG TGTTGTGGACAGCACAAGGGACCTTTCTGGTGGAGAACTCTGATGTCTCTACCATTAACTGGAATACTGGGATATTCTGGGCTCTGTTACAGTGCAG tatgTTGTTTGGCAATCTTTATGTCTACTTAGATTGGAAAGAAAAAACCGAAATTTCAG ACCAAGATAGAAAGGTCATGTTTATTGCTCTGTTGGTTACCTCTGTGCTTGGAACACTAAGTTTCCTCATATTGAGGAAATCACCTCTGCAGGAGGACCTTCTGTCTGAAGAGGAGGGACAGCCCTTGTT ATATAAGCAGAGCACCACCTCTGCTCTAACAGACGCTAAAACAGAGTTGA AGACGGTTTTGTGCCTTTTCCGAACGAAAACTATAGTCCTTTTAAGCTTCTGCATGGCTTATACCG GCCTGGAGCTGTCTTTTTACAGCGGTGTATATGGAACTTGCATTGGGGCTACAGCACAGTTTGGAGACACAAGCAAGGCCTTGATTGGCATTTCAGGCATTGTGGTGGGATTTGGAGAGATTGTTG GTGGGGGACTGTTTGGCCTTGTACTGAAGAACAGCCATTTCAGACGTATGTCAGTTGTCTTCTTTGGCATGGTGGTGCATTTTGTGGCCTTCTACCTGATCTTTCTCAGCATCCCAGATGATGCTCCACTGGTTTTGGACACCGATCCGCTGCATACGCCTTACACACCTCCCAG CGTGTTCATCGCCATGCTGTGCAGCTTCCTGCTAGGACTTGGTGACAGCTGCTTCAACACGCAGCTCTATAGCGTCCTAGGCTGCATCTACATGGACCAAAGTGCACCAGCCTTCGCCGTCTTCAAGTTTGTCCAG TCTGTCTTCGCAGCGACGGCGTTCTTCTACAGCGGATACGTGCTGCTCCGCTGGCAGCTCCTGCTCATGGTGGTCCTGGGCTTCACGGGCACGCTGTGCTTCTTCGTGGTGGAGAGGAGCCAGCACTCTGCCTCCCTCGTCCACAGGGAGCTGTGA
- the ubfd1 gene encoding ubiquitin domain-containing protein UBFD1 isoform X1, with translation MAAQDGNEVGMETEVSLKDSDVLCDDASAGDAAGTDQASIADGENSSPQACALSNGEDREEGQEMVEVKIIWNKNKYDLKIPLDGTGAKLKEKIHTLTGLPPAMQKVMYKGLLPEDKTLREIKVTNGAKIMVVGSTINDVLAVNTPKEVIQQEVKAEENKKEPLCRQKQHRKVLDKGKPEDIMPSIKGTKERLPTVPLSGMYNKSGGKVRLTFKLEQDQLWIGTKERTEKIPMGSIKDVVTEPIEGHEDYNMMAFQLGPTEASQYWVYWVPAQYVDAIKDTVLGKWQYF, from the exons ATGGCGGCACAGGACG GAAACGAAGTGGGAATGGAAACTGAAGTTAGTCTAAAAGATTCAGATGTTTTGTGTGACGATGCTAGTGCAGGAGACGCAGCCGGGACTGACCAAGCATCTATTGCTGATGGTGAAAACTCCTCCCCTCAGGCCTGTGCTCTCAGCAATGGAGAAGACCGTGAGGAAGGGCAGGAGATGGTTGAAGTGAAGATTATTTGGAACAAGAACAAATATGATCTTAAAATTCCTTTAGATGGAACTGGAGCTAAACTGAAAGAGAaaattcacacactcactg GTCTCCCACCCGCTATGcagaaagtgatgtacaaaGGACTGCTACCAGAGGACAAAACGCTGCGTGAAATTAAAGTTACAAATGGTGCAAAAATAATGGTGGTTGGATCCACAATAAATGATGTCCTGGCTGTAAATACACCGAAAGAAGTTATTCAACAAGAAGTAAAAGCTGAGGAAAACAAAAAAGAACCTTTGTGTAGACAAAAG CAACACAGAAAAGTGTTGGACAAAGGCAAACCTGAGGACATAATGCCATCAATAAAAGGAACAAAG GAGCGCTTACCCACAGTGCCTTTATCCGGAATGTATAATAAATCTGGTGGGAAAGTGAGGCTCACTTTCAAACTGGAACAAGACCAGCTGTGGATTGGAACAAAGG AAAGGACAGAAAAAATCCCTATGGGTTCTATCAAAGATGTTGTGACTGAGCCAATAGAAGGTCATGAAGACTACAACATGATG GCATTTCAGCTGGGTCCAACAGAAGCCTCTCAGTACTGGGTTTACTGGGTGCCTGCACAGTATGTTGACGCGATCAAAGACACAGTCCTGGGAAAGTGGCAGTATTTTTAA